One window from the genome of Acuticoccus sp. I52.16.1 encodes:
- a CDS encoding DUF5996 family protein: MRDTWPQLDYLGWRETCAALHLYLQIAGKYRIAHAPWLNHSWSATFHVTPRGLTSSLIPDGPGIEIRFDLREHTVSGTSGDGRRAQFALGATTVAAFHADFVRLVTDLGGTPTFDGRPNELPNPVPFREDHRDRPYDRDAVHRFHRALLAIDGVFQTFRTSFLGKSSPVHLFWGSFDLAVTRFSGRRAPLHPAGIPALPDDVAQEAYDREVASAGFWPGGGGIDYPAFYAYAYPTPGGFRAAPVQPDAAFWHDGMGEFILPYEAVASAADPGAALLSFLVSTYEAAADLGGWDRDLLDGPQGRPGRVRTPDAVAATAAPPATEAPVERVDGAAKGRYRLIVDGSEAEMTYSRAGERLVIIDHTHVPAALRGRKVGERMVRQAVEDARRDGIAIIPLCPFAKAQFDRHPEWQDVLRRPS, from the coding sequence ATGCGCGACACGTGGCCCCAACTCGACTACCTCGGCTGGCGCGAGACGTGCGCCGCCCTGCATCTCTACCTGCAGATCGCCGGCAAATACCGGATCGCGCACGCGCCCTGGCTGAACCATTCCTGGTCCGCGACCTTCCATGTGACGCCGCGTGGCCTCACCTCGTCGCTGATCCCGGACGGTCCCGGCATCGAGATCCGGTTCGACCTGCGGGAGCACACGGTCAGCGGCACCAGCGGTGACGGTCGCCGGGCGCAGTTCGCGCTGGGCGCCACCACCGTCGCCGCCTTCCACGCCGATTTCGTGCGGCTGGTGACGGACCTCGGCGGGACGCCCACCTTCGACGGGCGGCCGAACGAGCTGCCGAACCCGGTGCCCTTCCGCGAGGATCACCGCGACCGCCCCTACGACCGCGACGCCGTGCACCGGTTTCATCGGGCGCTGCTGGCGATCGATGGGGTCTTCCAGACCTTTCGGACGTCGTTTCTCGGCAAGTCGAGCCCCGTCCACCTCTTTTGGGGCAGCTTCGACCTGGCGGTCACCCGTTTCTCGGGCCGGCGCGCGCCACTCCACCCCGCCGGCATCCCGGCCCTTCCGGACGACGTCGCCCAGGAAGCCTACGACCGCGAGGTCGCGTCGGCCGGCTTCTGGCCCGGCGGCGGCGGGATCGACTACCCCGCCTTCTACGCCTACGCCTACCCCACGCCGGGGGGCTTCCGCGCCGCTCCCGTGCAGCCCGATGCCGCATTTTGGCACGACGGCATGGGCGAGTTCATCCTCCCCTACGAGGCAGTGGCGAGCGCCGCCGATCCCGGCGCGGCCCTCCTGTCCTTCCTCGTGTCGACCTACGAGGCCGCGGCCGACCTGGGGGGCTGGGACCGGGACCTGCTCGACGGACCCCAGGGGCGCCCCGGACGGGTGCGGACGCCGGACGCCGTCGCGGCCACGGCCGCACCACCCGCCACCGAGGCGCCCGTGGAACGGGTCGATGGTGCCGCCAAGGGGCGCTACCGGCTGATCGTCGACGGTTCCGAGGCCGAGATGACCTACAGCCGGGCGGGCGAGCGGCTCGTCATCATCGACCACACGCACGTGCCCGCCGCGCTGCGGGGCCGCAAGGTCGGGGAGCGGATGGTCCGGCAGGCGGTGGAGGACGCCCGCCGCGACGGGATCGCCATCATTCCGCTCTGCCCCTTCGCGAAGGCCCAGTTCGACCGCCATCCCGAGTGGCAGGACGTTCTGCGCCGCCCCTCGTAA
- a CDS encoding pirin family protein, translating into MSWNPAIEPGCPDEVGLDAIETLIVPRARDLGGFEVRRALPAPKRQMVGPFIFFDQAGPAELLTGQGVDVRPHPHIGIGTVTYLYRGDFHHRDSTGADQIIRPGALNWMVAGRGVTHSERTSAAARTGPNSLFGIQTWLALPDAQEDIAPSFEHHGKETLPVIEDSGVSVRLILGTAYGEAAPATMHSPTFYADVRLEPGARLPLPDDHEDRGLYIVDGSISVAGQDYAPSQMMVFRPGDRITVAAGERGARLMILGGATLGGPRYIWWNFVASSQERIEAAKAEWRAQNWGKGRFDLPADDRDEHIPLPD; encoded by the coding sequence ATGAGCTGGAACCCAGCGATCGAACCGGGCTGTCCCGACGAGGTGGGCCTCGACGCGATCGAGACCCTCATCGTGCCGCGGGCGCGTGACCTCGGCGGATTCGAGGTGCGGCGCGCCCTGCCGGCCCCGAAGCGCCAGATGGTCGGCCCGTTCATCTTCTTCGACCAGGCCGGGCCGGCCGAACTCCTGACCGGCCAGGGTGTCGACGTGCGGCCGCACCCGCATATCGGCATCGGCACCGTCACCTACCTGTATCGCGGCGACTTCCATCACCGCGACAGCACGGGGGCGGACCAGATCATTCGGCCGGGGGCGCTGAACTGGATGGTGGCCGGGCGCGGCGTCACCCATTCGGAGCGCACCAGCGCAGCCGCCCGGACCGGCCCCAACAGCCTGTTCGGGATCCAGACCTGGCTCGCCCTTCCCGACGCGCAGGAGGACATCGCCCCCTCCTTCGAGCACCACGGCAAGGAAACGCTGCCCGTCATCGAGGACAGCGGCGTCTCGGTCCGGCTGATCCTCGGCACCGCCTACGGCGAAGCGGCGCCGGCGACGATGCACTCGCCGACCTTCTACGCCGACGTGCGGCTCGAGCCCGGTGCCCGCCTGCCGCTGCCCGACGATCACGAGGACCGCGGGCTCTACATCGTCGACGGCTCGATCTCGGTCGCGGGGCAGGACTATGCCCCCTCGCAGATGATGGTCTTTCGCCCCGGCGACCGGATCACCGTCGCCGCCGGCGAACGCGGCGCGCGGCTGATGATCCTCGGCGGCGCAACGCTCGGCGGACCGCGTTATATCTGGTGGAACTTCGTCGCCTCCTCGCAGGAGCGGATCGAAGCGGCCAAGGCCGAATGGCGGGCGCAGAACTGGGGCAAGGGCCGCTTCGACCTGCCGGCCGACGACCGGGACGAGCACATCCCCCTGCCGGACTGA
- a CDS encoding pirin family protein → MAKKILGRYSNERQHWVGDGFPVRSLFSYNTLGAHISPFLLLDYAGPHTFAPTDEQRGVGRHPHRGFETVTIVYDGEVEHRDSAGNGGVIGPGDVQWMTAAGGIVHEERHSPGFARTGGPFRMVQLWVNLPARHKMAPGGYQALPKADIPVVSLPHGAGEARIIAGAFRGAVGPARTFTPINVWDLDLTAGADLALELPKGHTAMLVVLSGHVTVEDGHEAGAAEVILLGRDGHDVDIHADGAATLLVLTGEPIDEPIVGYGPFVMNTDAEIRQAAEDFDAGRFVTPTA, encoded by the coding sequence ATGGCCAAGAAGATCCTGGGTCGCTACAGCAACGAGCGGCAGCATTGGGTGGGTGACGGCTTCCCCGTCCGCTCGCTCTTCTCGTACAATACGCTCGGCGCGCACATCAGCCCGTTCCTGCTGCTCGACTATGCCGGGCCCCATACCTTCGCGCCGACGGATGAGCAGCGCGGCGTCGGCCGGCATCCGCATCGCGGGTTCGAAACCGTCACGATCGTCTACGACGGCGAGGTCGAGCATCGCGATTCGGCCGGCAACGGCGGCGTGATCGGCCCGGGCGACGTCCAGTGGATGACCGCCGCGGGCGGCATCGTCCACGAAGAGCGCCACTCGCCGGGCTTCGCCAGGACGGGCGGGCCCTTCCGCATGGTGCAGCTGTGGGTGAACCTCCCGGCCAGGCACAAGATGGCCCCCGGCGGCTACCAGGCGCTCCCCAAGGCGGACATCCCGGTCGTCTCTCTCCCCCATGGCGCGGGCGAGGCCCGCATCATCGCCGGCGCCTTTCGCGGCGCGGTGGGCCCGGCGCGGACCTTCACCCCGATCAACGTGTGGGACCTCGACCTGACGGCCGGCGCCGATCTGGCGCTCGAGCTGCCGAAGGGTCACACCGCGATGCTCGTCGTCCTGAGCGGGCACGTGACGGTCGAAGACGGGCACGAGGCGGGCGCCGCCGAGGTGATCCTGCTCGGCCGCGACGGACACGATGTCGACATCCACGCCGACGGCGCTGCGACGCTCCTCGTCCTGACGGGCGAACCGATCGACGAGCCGATCGTCGGCTACGGCCCGTTCGTGATGAACACCGACGCCGAGATCCGCCAGGCCGCCGAAGACTTCGACGCCGGCCGCTTCGTCACGCCCACGGCCTGA
- a CDS encoding LysR substrate-binding domain-containing protein has protein sequence MQDLNDLYYFAAVVDHGGFSAAARALGVQKSKLSRRVLSLEERLGVRLLNRSSRRFSVTEVGREFHERCVAMLVEAEAAEQVVAEVQAEPRGVVRMSCPSALLSFQFAALVARFMMQNPLIEVHLESTNRRVDVIAEGFDLAIRVRLPPLEPSDLVMRRLDESSQCLVAAPALVDGTAKTPVDLCRLPSLDLGPRHRDHAWELHHGDGQVASVPHTPRLITDDMSALRHAAIAGVGAVQLPTIFIWEDVAAGRLVHVLPEWRPRAGIVHAVFPSRRGLLPSVRALVDFLARECAVQRSRANVYVRSQHETPAD, from the coding sequence ATGCAGGACCTGAACGACCTCTATTATTTCGCGGCGGTCGTCGATCATGGCGGCTTCTCGGCGGCGGCACGCGCGCTCGGCGTGCAGAAGTCGAAGCTCAGCCGCCGTGTCCTGTCGCTGGAGGAGCGGCTCGGCGTGCGCCTGCTCAATCGTTCCTCGCGCCGCTTTTCGGTGACCGAGGTCGGCCGCGAGTTTCACGAGCGCTGCGTGGCGATGCTGGTCGAGGCGGAGGCGGCGGAGCAGGTGGTCGCCGAGGTGCAGGCCGAGCCCCGCGGCGTGGTGCGGATGAGTTGTCCCTCGGCGCTATTGTCCTTTCAGTTCGCCGCGCTCGTCGCCCGCTTCATGATGCAGAACCCGCTGATCGAGGTGCATCTGGAGAGCACCAACCGCCGCGTCGACGTCATCGCGGAGGGATTCGACCTGGCGATCCGCGTGCGTCTGCCGCCATTGGAGCCGAGCGACCTCGTCATGCGGCGGCTCGACGAGAGCAGCCAGTGCCTCGTCGCCGCGCCCGCGCTAGTCGACGGGACGGCGAAGACACCGGTCGACCTTTGCCGTCTGCCCAGCCTGGACCTCGGACCCCGCCACCGCGACCACGCCTGGGAGCTGCACCATGGCGACGGCCAGGTGGCGAGCGTTCCGCACACGCCGCGACTGATCACGGACGACATGTCGGCTCTGCGTCATGCGGCGATCGCGGGCGTGGGGGCCGTGCAACTGCCGACCATCTTCATCTGGGAGGATGTGGCCGCCGGCCGCCTCGTCCACGTTCTGCCGGAATGGCGACCGCGGGCCGGCATCGTCCACGCCGTCTTCCCGTCGCGCCGCGGGCTCCTGCCATCGGTGCGCGCACTGGTCGACTTTCTCGCCCGGGAGTGTGCCGTTCAGCGCTCCCGTGCCAACGTGTACGTGCGTTCTCAGCACGAGACGCCGGCCGATTGA